The Planctellipticum variicoloris DNA window CAAGGCCGCCGCCAGGCCCCCTTCACTCAGGTCGTGGCAGCTCTTGAGCAGTCCCTGCCGGATCGCGGCGTGGACGGCGGTAAAAATCTGCGGCGCCTGCTGCAGGTCGGGACGGGGAATGCGTCCGCCGGCCAGTCCCTGCACCAGCGCGAAGTGGCTGCCGCCGAGCTCGTCCTTCGTCGCGCCGATCTGATACAGGACGTTGCCGGCCGCCTTGAGATCCATCGTGACCGCTTGCGAGACGTCTTCCATCTGCCCCATCGAGCTGATCAGCAGCGACGAGGGAATGGCAACCGTCTGCCGCTGGCCATTGGCGTCCTGATAGGAGAACTCGTTGTTGAGGCTGTCCTTGCCGCTGATAAACGGCGTGCCGTACGCGATCGCCGTGTCCTTGCAGCCCAGCGCGGCCCGGACCAGCGAACCGAGCGTTTCGGGCCGTTCGGTATTCCCCCAGCAGAAGTTGTCGAGGATGGCAATCCGGGCCGGATCGGCCCCGACCGCCACGCAGTTCCGGACCGCTTCGTCGATCGCGGCGGCGGCCATCCAGTACGGGTCGAAGTCGCCGTACCGCGGATTCATGCCGTTGGCGACGACCACGCCGCGATTGGACTTCAGATCGGGTCGGACCACGGCCGCATCCGAAGGCCCGTCGCAGGCGATGCCGACCAGCGGCTTGACGACGCTCCCCGCCTGCACTTCGTGATCGTACTGCCGGATGATCCATTCTTTGCTGCAGACGTTCAGCGAACCGAGAATCGCCTTCAGGGCATCGTCGTACCGCGGCAGGTCCGGCACAGGGCAGGGGGGCTCCGCGGCGGGGGTGAAAGTGGCTTCGCGGACGACCGGCGGCCGGCCGTCGTGCAGGAAGCTCATCGCCACTTCGCCGACGTGCTGGCCGTGATACTTGAGAACCAGCTTGCCGGTGCCGCTGAACTTGCCGATGGCAGTCGCTTCCACCCCTTCGGACGCGCACAGATCCCGGAAGGCTTCCCATTTGTCTTCCGGAACGGCGAGGACCATCCGTTCCTGTGCCTCGGAAATCCAGATCTCGGTATACGACAACCCGGCGTACTTCAGCGGCGCCTGTTCGAGCCAGACTTCGGCCCCCGTGTGCTCGCCCATCTCGCCGACCGCGCTGCTGAAACCGCCCGCCCCGCAGTCGGTGATCGCGCTGTAAAGGTCCAGATCGCGGGCCCGCAGGATCACGTCGACGACCATCTTTTCCGTAACGGCATTGCCGATCTGCACGGCGCCGCCGGAGACCGTTTCGCTCTCTTCCGTCAATTCGGCCGAGCTGAAGGTGGCGCCGTGAATGCCGTCGCGACCGGTCCGGCCGCCGACGGCGACGATCAGATCCCCGACCAGCACTTCCTTGAAGCACTTGTCGACGGGGATCATCGCCGCCGTACCGCAGTAGACCAGCGGGTTGCCGAGATAGCGCTCGTCGAAGAAGACGGCCCCGTTGACCGTGGGAATGCCCATCCGGTTGCCATAATCCCGGACCCCGGAGACGACTCCCTTGGCGACCATCTTGGGGTGGAGCACGCCTGGTGGCAGCGATTCGACGGGGGTATCGGGCGGAGCGAAGCAGAAAACGTCTGTGTTGAGGATCGGCCGGGCTCCCATGCCGGTGCCCAGCGGATCGCGGATCACGCCGCCGATGCCGGTGTTCGCCCCGCCATACGGCTCGATGGCGGACGGATGGTTGTGAGTCTCCACCTTGAAGCAGACGTTCTGCGTCTCGTCGAACTTGACGATGCCGGCGTTGTCC harbors:
- the purL gene encoding phosphoribosylformylglycinamidine synthase subunit PurL, with translation MLWEVEIRPTAGEIDREGLRIVSESHALGAGSVRQVRSARVFLIETEQDEAGLQSAAHKLLVDRVVEDYSLRRLDGQAALASAGEGLLRTVLFKPGVTDNVALSTQKALADVGCPATAVGTARRYWFNDDVATADLQRVQQRLLANDAIERIIAGPLQMDSIALGSEYRFQLTIVPIRGMDDAALMTLSKQGQLYLSLAEMQTIRQYFAGLDRDPTDIELESVAQTWSEHCSHKTLKGRIRYRDEHGERQFENMLKETVFGATVAIREKLGADDWCVSVFQDNAGIVKFDETQNVCFKVETHNHPSAIEPYGGANTGIGGVIRDPLGTGMGARPILNTDVFCFAPPDTPVESLPPGVLHPKMVAKGVVSGVRDYGNRMGIPTVNGAVFFDERYLGNPLVYCGTAAMIPVDKCFKEVLVGDLIVAVGGRTGRDGIHGATFSSAELTEESETVSGGAVQIGNAVTEKMVVDVILRARDLDLYSAITDCGAGGFSSAVGEMGEHTGAEVWLEQAPLKYAGLSYTEIWISEAQERMVLAVPEDKWEAFRDLCASEGVEATAIGKFSGTGKLVLKYHGQHVGEVAMSFLHDGRPPVVREATFTPAAEPPCPVPDLPRYDDALKAILGSLNVCSKEWIIRQYDHEVQAGSVVKPLVGIACDGPSDAAVVRPDLKSNRGVVVANGMNPRYGDFDPYWMAAAAIDEAVRNCVAVGADPARIAILDNFCWGNTERPETLGSLVRAALGCKDTAIAYGTPFISGKDSLNNEFSYQDANGQRQTVAIPSSLLISSMGQMEDVSQAVTMDLKAAGNVLYQIGATKDELGGSHFALVQGLAGGRIPRPDLQQAPQIFTAVHAAIRQGLLKSCHDLSEGGLAAALAEMAFAGGLGVKVDLTGLAKDSGIAQTAVLLFSESATRFVVEVAPADATAFEKVFAGLPLTRLGTVATADRVVIASGAGPTVIDAGLGELKQAWQQPLAWD